Proteins co-encoded in one Pseudarthrobacter chlorophenolicus A6 genomic window:
- a CDS encoding tripartite tricarboxylate transporter substrate binding protein, which yields MKTRMRLAAALAAASLIGLTGCGANPGATGAAGDFPKKGKSIDIIVAFGSGGAVDTAARLIQPVLENELGTNVEVINKPGAGGQIGYTQLTSAKPDGYTIGATGSPSVVVSPLDPSRGAKYTRESFQPLGRQVIDPTVIAVQPDSPYKTIKDLVDAAKANPKSMTASTTGLQTGEHFALAQLQENTGAEFAPVHFSEGASQATTAFLGKHVDVLVANVSDVNDLSKQGKARVLGVMSAERAPSLPDIPTFKESGYDLTAGTARGYSAPAGLPEDVATKLEAAIQKAIEDPAVVKKMQDLGLQTSYLNGADYKTFWAGQEEDFKEVLPLVQKKD from the coding sequence ATGAAGACCCGTATGCGCCTCGCCGCCGCCCTCGCCGCGGCATCCCTGATCGGACTCACCGGCTGCGGTGCCAACCCCGGAGCCACCGGAGCCGCCGGCGATTTCCCGAAGAAGGGCAAATCGATCGACATCATCGTCGCTTTCGGCTCCGGCGGCGCAGTGGACACTGCCGCCCGGCTCATCCAGCCGGTCCTCGAAAACGAACTCGGCACCAACGTGGAGGTCATTAACAAGCCCGGCGCCGGCGGCCAGATCGGCTACACCCAGCTCACCAGCGCCAAGCCGGACGGCTACACCATCGGCGCCACCGGATCGCCGTCGGTAGTGGTCTCGCCCCTGGATCCCTCCCGCGGCGCCAAGTACACCCGCGAAAGCTTCCAGCCGCTGGGCCGCCAAGTCATCGATCCCACCGTCATCGCCGTCCAGCCGGACAGCCCCTACAAGACCATCAAGGACCTGGTGGATGCCGCCAAGGCCAACCCGAAGTCCATGACCGCCAGCACCACCGGACTCCAGACCGGCGAACACTTTGCCCTGGCGCAGCTGCAGGAAAACACGGGCGCGGAATTCGCTCCGGTCCACTTCTCGGAGGGTGCCTCGCAGGCCACCACTGCGTTCCTTGGCAAGCATGTGGACGTCCTCGTGGCCAACGTCAGCGACGTGAACGACCTCAGCAAGCAGGGCAAGGCCCGCGTCCTCGGCGTCATGTCCGCAGAGCGCGCACCCTCCCTGCCGGACATCCCCACGTTCAAGGAATCCGGCTACGACTTGACCGCTGGCACCGCCCGCGGCTACTCAGCACCCGCTGGCCTGCCTGAGGACGTTGCCACAAAGCTCGAAGCCGCCATCCAGAAAGCCATCGAGGACCCCGCCGTGGTGAAGAAGATGCAGGACCTGGGCCTGCAGACCAGCTACCTCAACGGTGCCGACTACAAGACGTTCTGGGCCGGCCAGGAAGAGGACTTCAAGGAAGTCCTGCCGCTGGTCCAGAAAAAAGACTGA
- a CDS encoding RraA family protein, translating into MTTPAIDATSADFARPDRDTIERLAKLPAANIGDAMDRLGVADSAIQAVWPGAKLAGPAFTVWTRPGDNKGIHAALQQVRPGDVIVVAGGGDESRALLGELIGERAINLGVAGFVLDGAARDAEALGEIGMPVFARATSPAGPYKDGPFRLGTAVAFGGVPVLPGDVIVGDSDGVVVIPREHAAAVAEAAEAVFADETNRRQAIVAARN; encoded by the coding sequence ATGACAACTCCAGCCATTGACGCCACCAGCGCGGACTTTGCGCGCCCCGACCGGGACACCATCGAACGGCTTGCCAAGCTGCCCGCAGCCAACATCGGCGATGCCATGGACCGGCTTGGCGTAGCGGATTCGGCCATCCAGGCCGTCTGGCCGGGCGCAAAGCTTGCCGGGCCGGCGTTCACCGTGTGGACCCGCCCGGGCGACAACAAGGGCATCCATGCCGCCCTCCAGCAGGTCCGTCCCGGGGACGTCATTGTGGTGGCCGGAGGCGGCGACGAATCCCGCGCCCTCCTCGGCGAGCTGATCGGCGAGCGGGCCATCAACCTCGGCGTGGCCGGCTTCGTCCTGGACGGAGCAGCGCGCGACGCCGAGGCGCTGGGTGAGATTGGCATGCCCGTCTTCGCCAGGGCTACTTCGCCTGCCGGTCCCTACAAGGACGGCCCGTTCAGGCTGGGAACCGCCGTCGCCTTCGGCGGCGTCCCGGTCCTCCCCGGCGACGTGATCGTGGGCGACTCGGACGGCGTGGTGGTGATCCCCCGGGAGCATGCCGCCGCCGTCGCCGAAGCTGCCGAAGCGGTCTTCGCAGACGAAACCAACCGCCGCCAGGCGATCGTCGCAGCCCGGAACTGA
- a CDS encoding NAD(P)-dependent oxidoreductase, with amino-acid sequence MTACTVIGLGEAGATYAAALTAAGHKVTGFDPVAPTTPAGVTRAATAAEACAGADIVLVMTGAAAARSVAGECLPVLDPGSVYADFTSSSPGAMQELGQLPSQAAFADVAILGPVSALGEKTPLMVSGPGARAVADLLVPLGVQVEIADGEPGAAMAHKLLRSVLMKGLASVVVEAVTAGRAAGLEDWIRGQIAGQLAGDGQAVIDRFLTGSAKHAVRRSKEMQDTASYLSDLGVPAEMTTASATALARMAQATEPALR; translated from the coding sequence ATGACAGCGTGCACCGTCATCGGCCTCGGTGAAGCCGGAGCCACCTACGCTGCGGCACTGACCGCGGCCGGCCACAAGGTCACCGGCTTCGACCCGGTGGCCCCTACCACCCCGGCAGGTGTCACCCGGGCCGCAACAGCAGCCGAGGCATGCGCCGGAGCAGACATTGTGCTGGTTATGACCGGCGCCGCGGCCGCCCGCAGCGTGGCCGGGGAGTGCCTGCCGGTGCTCGACCCCGGCAGCGTCTACGCGGACTTCACGTCCTCGTCGCCGGGCGCCATGCAGGAGCTCGGGCAGCTGCCCTCCCAGGCCGCGTTCGCCGACGTCGCCATCCTTGGTCCCGTCTCAGCGCTGGGGGAGAAGACCCCGCTGATGGTGAGCGGTCCCGGCGCCCGGGCCGTTGCCGACCTGCTCGTCCCCTTGGGCGTGCAGGTGGAAATCGCGGACGGCGAGCCCGGGGCTGCGATGGCCCACAAGCTGCTGCGCAGCGTCCTCATGAAGGGCCTGGCCTCCGTGGTGGTGGAAGCCGTCACCGCCGGCAGGGCGGCCGGACTGGAGGACTGGATCCGCGGCCAGATCGCGGGGCAGCTGGCCGGTGACGGCCAGGCCGTCATCGACCGGTTCCTTACCGGCAGCGCCAAGCACGCGGTCCGCCGGTCGAAGGAAATGCAGGACACCGCCAGCTACCTGTCTGACCTTGGCGTCCCCGCAGAGATGACCACCGCCTCGGCCACCGCCCTGGCCCGCATGGCGCAGGCCACCGAACCGGCCTTGCGCTGA